The following proteins are co-located in the Phytoactinopolyspora mesophila genome:
- a CDS encoding MFS transporter, with amino-acid sequence MLALATTGFTLTFWAWALLGPLGPSLRDRLDLSATQQAVVVAVPVIVGSLGRIPVGALTDRLGARVMFPAVSLLTILPVLYLGHVAESYGELLVGGFFLGLGGTTFAIGVPFVNAWYPPRNRGTALGIFGAGMGGTAIAAFTTVPLTENVGESFPFDLMAIVLAVYAVVAWLMLRDRPGRATSSGGLLARTAATLKIPATAPLALLYAVSFGGFVAFSVYLPTYLRNAFELSQSDASFRTAGFVMLAVIMRPVGGFLSDRLSPVTVLTWAFGAVSCLAVLAAFELDLIPFGTVAFLGMAAALGAGAGAVFTLVARMVRAENVGAVTGFVGAAGGLGGFFPPLVMGVVFTATGSYTWGFILLALTAAAAFAYTATSVRRQASEHTHTD; translated from the coding sequence ATGCTGGCACTGGCCACGACCGGATTCACGCTGACGTTCTGGGCATGGGCCCTGTTGGGGCCGCTCGGCCCGTCGCTGCGAGACCGGCTGGATCTGTCCGCCACCCAGCAGGCCGTCGTCGTCGCCGTGCCGGTGATCGTCGGCTCGCTCGGCCGGATCCCCGTGGGGGCGCTCACCGACCGGCTGGGCGCACGCGTGATGTTCCCGGCGGTCAGCCTGCTGACCATCCTGCCCGTGCTCTACCTCGGACATGTCGCCGAGTCCTATGGCGAGCTGCTGGTGGGTGGCTTCTTCCTCGGGCTCGGCGGAACCACGTTCGCCATCGGTGTGCCGTTCGTCAACGCGTGGTATCCGCCGCGGAACCGGGGGACGGCCCTCGGGATCTTCGGCGCCGGCATGGGCGGAACCGCCATTGCCGCGTTCACCACGGTGCCACTGACCGAGAATGTCGGTGAGTCATTCCCCTTCGACCTGATGGCGATCGTGCTGGCGGTCTACGCGGTCGTGGCGTGGCTGATGCTGCGCGACCGGCCCGGCCGCGCGACCTCGTCAGGCGGTCTGCTCGCGCGCACGGCCGCGACATTGAAGATCCCGGCCACGGCGCCGCTGGCATTGTTGTACGCCGTCTCGTTCGGCGGCTTCGTCGCGTTCAGCGTGTACCTACCCACGTACCTGCGCAACGCCTTCGAGCTCTCGCAGTCCGATGCGTCGTTCCGGACCGCCGGTTTCGTCATGCTCGCGGTGATCATGCGGCCGGTCGGTGGGTTCTTGTCCGACCGCCTCAGCCCGGTGACAGTGCTGACGTGGGCTTTCGGGGCAGTGTCCTGCCTCGCTGTGCTGGCCGCCTTCGAGCTCGACCTGATTCCGTTCGGTACCGTAGCTTTCCTCGGCATGGCTGCTGCGCTGGGAGCTGGCGCCGGTGCGGTGTTCACACTGGTCGCGAGGATGGTTCGCGCGGAGAACGTGGGTGCCGTGACCGGGTTCGTCGGCGCCGCCGGTGGCCTGGGCGGTTTCTTCCCGCCCCTGGTGATGGGTGTGGTCTTCACCGCCACCGGCTCATACACCTGGGGTTTCATCCTCCTCGCGCTGACCGCGGCGGCGGCTTTCGCCTACACGGCGACGTCCGTGCGCCGTCAGGCAAGCGAACACACTCACACCGACTGA
- a CDS encoding nitrate reductase subunit alpha, whose amino-acid sequence MTQGANDDTTGLDGAVSDLLLRTGRYFTRSEVGDHLRTVHKRGGRGGDVFYRDRWSHDKVVRSTHGVNCTGSCSWKVYVKDGIITWESQETDYPSVGPDRPEYEPRGCPRGAAFSWYTYSPTRVRYPYARGVLVEMFREAKARLGDPVDAWSDIQADPERRRRYQKARGKGGLIRIRWEEAVEMIAAAHVHAIKTYGPDRVAGFSPIPAMSMVSHAAGARFIELIGGAMTSFYDWYADLPVASPQVFGDQTDVPESGDWWDASYLVMWGSNVPVTRTPDAHWMAEARYRGTKVIAVSPDYADNTKFADEWLPAQPGTDGALGMAMGHVILREFFVERQVPAFSDYVRQYTDLPFLVTLTERDGAYVPGKFVTAADLAADDAREPGEGDEWKTVVLDEHTGTPVVPNGSIGFRHTESGIGRWNLDLDDVQPRLTLHAEPDSTGVELLLPRFDEPTGPTVLRRGVPARRLGERLVTTVFDLMLAQYGVARDGLPGEWPTGYNDPTHPYTPAWQEEITSVKAETAARIAREFAQNAEESGGRSMVIMGAGICQWFHGDTTYRSILALLMLTGCMGRNGGGWAHYVGQEKCRPFTGWATLAMGLDWSRPPRQMIGTAYWYTHTDQWRYDGYQANALASPLATGHFDQMHTADVVAQSARMGWMPSYPQFDRSPLDLVDEAEAAGVDPKEHVVQQLRSGQLGYACEDPDAPENWPRVLTVWRANLLGSSSKGNEYFLRHLLGTDANLRASQTPEDRRPRDVTWRAEAPEGKLDLLLSMDFRMTSTTLLSDVVLPAATWYEKHDLSTTDMHPYIHAFTPAIDPPWETRSDFDTFSGIARAFSALAAKHLGVRKDLVATALQHDTPGEVAQPGGLVRDWRRDDVDPVPGRSMWGLAVVERDYAAIAEKMATLGPLVDSLGTTTKAVTIKPDREVSELAALGGVMNAPGSPADGRPALDTDIKMASAILALSGTTNGRLATEGFRVLEKRVGRPLHHLAEGAEEKRITFPDTQARPVPVITSPEWSGSETGGRRYAPFTVNVEELKPWHTLTGRMHFFLDHDWMSDLGETLPVFRPPLDMTALFDEPALGDGSGTGVTDLTVRYLTPHSKWSIHSEYQDNLLMLSLSRGGPTMWMSPADAARIDVSDNDWVEAVNRNGVVVCRAIVSHRMPAGTVYVHHAQERTIDVPLTETTGKRGGIHNSLTRLLVKPTHLIGGYAQLSFAFNYLGPTGNQRDEITVVRRRSQEVTY is encoded by the coding sequence ATGACACAAGGTGCCAACGACGACACCACCGGACTCGATGGCGCGGTCAGCGACTTGCTGCTGCGGACCGGCCGGTATTTCACCCGTAGTGAGGTCGGTGATCACCTCCGCACCGTGCACAAGCGCGGCGGCCGGGGGGGCGACGTCTTCTACCGCGACCGCTGGAGCCATGACAAGGTGGTGCGCTCCACTCACGGGGTGAACTGCACCGGCTCGTGTTCGTGGAAGGTCTACGTCAAGGACGGGATCATCACCTGGGAGAGTCAGGAGACCGACTACCCGAGCGTCGGCCCGGACCGGCCGGAGTACGAACCCCGCGGTTGTCCTCGCGGCGCCGCCTTCTCCTGGTACACGTACTCACCCACCCGGGTGCGCTATCCGTATGCCCGGGGCGTACTGGTGGAGATGTTCCGCGAGGCGAAAGCCCGGCTGGGCGATCCCGTGGACGCGTGGTCGGACATCCAGGCCGATCCGGAACGTCGCCGCCGCTACCAGAAGGCGCGCGGCAAAGGCGGGCTGATCCGGATCAGATGGGAAGAAGCGGTCGAGATGATCGCCGCCGCCCACGTGCACGCGATCAAGACCTACGGCCCGGACCGCGTCGCCGGGTTCTCCCCCATTCCCGCGATGTCGATGGTGTCCCATGCTGCCGGCGCCCGGTTCATCGAGCTCATCGGTGGCGCGATGACGTCGTTCTACGACTGGTACGCCGATTTGCCGGTGGCCTCGCCCCAGGTGTTCGGCGACCAGACCGACGTTCCCGAGTCCGGCGACTGGTGGGACGCCTCGTATCTGGTGATGTGGGGCTCCAACGTGCCGGTGACCCGCACCCCCGACGCGCACTGGATGGCCGAGGCGCGCTACCGGGGCACCAAAGTCATCGCTGTCTCCCCGGACTACGCCGACAACACCAAGTTCGCTGATGAATGGCTGCCGGCCCAGCCGGGCACCGACGGCGCGCTCGGCATGGCGATGGGCCACGTCATCTTGCGTGAGTTCTTCGTCGAGCGCCAGGTCCCAGCATTCAGCGACTACGTCCGTCAGTACACCGACCTGCCGTTCCTGGTCACGCTGACCGAACGCGACGGCGCCTACGTGCCGGGCAAATTCGTCACAGCCGCGGATCTGGCCGCCGACGACGCGCGGGAACCCGGCGAGGGTGATGAGTGGAAGACCGTCGTCCTCGACGAGCACACCGGCACACCCGTGGTGCCGAACGGGTCGATCGGGTTCCGGCACACCGAATCCGGGATCGGGCGCTGGAACCTGGACCTCGACGACGTCCAGCCCCGGCTCACGCTGCACGCCGAACCGGACAGCACCGGTGTCGAGCTGCTGCTCCCCCGGTTCGACGAGCCCACCGGTCCCACGGTGCTGCGCCGCGGCGTCCCTGCCCGCAGGCTGGGCGAGCGGCTGGTCACCACCGTGTTCGATCTGATGCTCGCCCAGTACGGCGTCGCCCGGGATGGCCTTCCTGGCGAGTGGCCCACCGGGTACAACGATCCGACGCATCCGTACACGCCGGCCTGGCAAGAAGAGATCACGTCGGTCAAGGCCGAGACCGCGGCCCGGATCGCCCGTGAGTTCGCCCAGAACGCCGAAGAGTCCGGCGGGCGCTCCATGGTGATCATGGGCGCCGGGATCTGCCAGTGGTTCCACGGTGACACCACCTACCGGTCCATCCTCGCGTTGCTGATGCTGACCGGATGTATGGGTCGCAACGGCGGCGGCTGGGCTCATTACGTCGGGCAGGAGAAATGCCGTCCGTTCACCGGCTGGGCCACGCTCGCCATGGGTCTGGACTGGTCCCGCCCACCGCGGCAGATGATCGGCACCGCCTACTGGTACACCCACACCGATCAGTGGCGCTACGACGGATACCAGGCCAACGCGCTGGCGTCGCCGCTGGCCACCGGCCACTTCGATCAGATGCACACCGCCGACGTCGTCGCTCAGTCCGCCCGGATGGGCTGGATGCCGTCCTACCCGCAGTTCGACCGCAGCCCGCTCGATCTGGTCGACGAGGCCGAGGCGGCCGGCGTCGACCCCAAGGAACACGTCGTCCAGCAGCTGCGCAGCGGCCAGTTGGGATACGCCTGCGAGGATCCGGACGCTCCGGAGAACTGGCCGCGGGTGCTCACGGTTTGGCGGGCCAACCTGCTGGGCTCGTCGTCGAAGGGCAACGAGTACTTCCTCCGGCACCTGCTGGGCACGGACGCGAACCTGCGTGCCTCGCAGACCCCGGAGGATCGCCGCCCGCGCGACGTGACCTGGCGGGCCGAGGCGCCCGAGGGCAAGCTCGACCTGCTGCTGTCGATGGATTTCCGGATGACCAGCACCACGCTGCTCTCCGACGTCGTGCTCCCCGCGGCCACCTGGTACGAGAAACATGACTTGTCCACCACGGACATGCACCCGTACATTCACGCGTTCACCCCGGCCATCGATCCACCCTGGGAGACCCGCAGCGATTTCGACACGTTCTCTGGGATCGCCCGGGCGTTCAGCGCGCTGGCCGCCAAACACCTCGGCGTGCGCAAGGACCTGGTGGCCACCGCGCTCCAGCACGACACCCCCGGCGAGGTCGCCCAGCCCGGCGGCCTGGTGCGGGACTGGCGCCGCGACGACGTCGACCCGGTTCCCGGCCGGTCCATGTGGGGCCTGGCCGTCGTCGAACGTGACTACGCCGCGATCGCGGAAAAGATGGCGACACTCGGCCCGCTGGTGGACAGTCTGGGCACCACGACCAAGGCGGTGACCATCAAACCGGATCGCGAGGTCTCCGAGCTCGCGGCCCTGGGTGGTGTCATGAACGCACCCGGTTCTCCGGCCGACGGACGCCCCGCACTCGACACCGACATCAAGATGGCCTCGGCCATCCTCGCGTTGTCCGGCACCACCAACGGCAGGCTAGCCACCGAAGGTTTCCGCGTTCTGGAGAAGCGGGTGGGCCGTCCGTTGCACCACCTGGCCGAAGGCGCCGAAGAGAAGCGGATCACCTTCCCGGACACCCAGGCCCGGCCGGTTCCGGTCATCACCAGCCCCGAGTGGTCCGGCAGCGAGACCGGCGGGCGCCGGTACGCGCCGTTCACCGTCAACGTCGAAGAGCTCAAACCGTGGCACACCCTCACCGGGCGGATGCACTTCTTCCTCGACCACGACTGGATGAGCGATCTTGGCGAGACACTCCCGGTGTTCCGGCCACCCCTGGACATGACCGCGCTCTTCGACGAGCCGGCTCTGGGCGACGGCAGCGGCACCGGAGTCACCGATCTCACCGTCAGATACCTGACCCCGCATTCGAAGTGGTCGATCCACTCCGAATACCAGGACAACCTGCTCATGCTCAGTCTTTCCCGCGGCGGCCCGACGATGTGGATGAGCCCGGCCGACGCCGCCCGGATCGACGTGAGCGACAACGACTGGGTCGAGGCGGTCAACCGCAACGGCGTGGTGGTGTGCCGGGCCATCGTGTCGCACCGGATGCCGGCCGGGACAGTGTACGTTCACCACGCCCAGGAACGCACCATCGACGTCCCTCTCACCGAGACCACCGGCAAACGCGGCGGCATCCACAACTCGCTGACCCGGCTGCTGGTCAAACCCACCCATCTGATCGGCGGCTACGCGCAACTCTCCTTCGCCTTCAACTACCTCGGGCCCACCGGAAACCAGCGCGACGAGATCACCGTCGTGCGCCGGCGCTCCCAGGAGGTGACCTACTGA
- the narH gene encoding nitrate reductase subunit beta, with protein sequence MAQVAMVMNLDKCIGCHTCSVTCKQAWTNRPGTEYVWFNNVETRPGQGYPRTYQDQERWLGGWERTKRGRLRLKGGGRLRKLFSIFSNPKMPSIQDYYEPWTYDYETLINAPLSDQMPVAQPRSLISGDPMKIEWSANWDDNLAGGPDLIADDPILKKISDEVKLEFEQTFMFYLPRICEHCINPSCVASCPSGAMYKRSEDGIVLVDQDRCRGWRMCVSGCPYKKVYFNHRTGKAEKCTLCYPRIEVGLPTVCSETCVGRLRYLGLVLYDADGVLEAASVEDPKDLYEAQLDIMLDPHDPAVVEAARRDGIAEDWISAAQRSPVYKLAKDYRVALPLHPEYRTMPMVWYIPPLSPVVDRIRDTGHDAEDAGNLFGAIEALRIPIEYLAELFTAGDPAPVDAVLRKLAAMRSYMRDVNLGRDTRPEIPAGVGMTEESLHAMYRLLAIAKYEDRYVIPAAHQETGRQLEEMSCSLDYDGGPGMYVTGSGPFGEASGQPTPVSVETFHALRVRQTTDTPAGPENKDQRLNLLNWDGQGRPEGLFPENEEPRDG encoded by the coding sequence ATGGCGCAGGTAGCGATGGTGATGAACCTCGACAAATGCATCGGCTGCCACACCTGCTCGGTCACCTGCAAGCAGGCGTGGACCAACCGGCCGGGCACCGAGTATGTGTGGTTCAACAATGTCGAAACCCGGCCCGGGCAGGGTTACCCCCGCACCTATCAGGACCAGGAACGCTGGCTCGGCGGCTGGGAACGCACCAAGCGCGGGCGGCTACGGCTCAAGGGCGGCGGCCGGCTGCGCAAGCTGTTCTCCATCTTCTCCAATCCGAAGATGCCGTCGATCCAGGACTACTACGAGCCTTGGACCTACGACTACGAGACGCTGATCAACGCCCCGCTCAGCGACCAGATGCCGGTCGCCCAGCCGCGTAGCCTGATCAGCGGCGATCCGATGAAGATCGAATGGTCCGCCAACTGGGACGACAACCTGGCCGGCGGCCCGGACCTGATCGCCGACGATCCGATCCTGAAGAAGATCTCCGACGAGGTGAAGCTCGAGTTCGAGCAGACCTTCATGTTCTACCTGCCGCGCATCTGCGAGCACTGCATCAACCCGTCCTGCGTCGCGTCCTGCCCGTCGGGAGCGATGTACAAACGCAGCGAGGACGGCATAGTGCTCGTCGACCAGGACCGGTGCCGGGGCTGGCGGATGTGTGTCTCGGGCTGCCCCTACAAGAAGGTCTACTTCAACCACCGCACCGGCAAGGCCGAGAAATGCACCCTGTGTTACCCGCGGATCGAGGTGGGCCTGCCCACGGTCTGCTCGGAGACCTGCGTCGGACGGCTGCGTTACCTCGGGCTGGTCCTGTACGACGCCGACGGGGTACTCGAAGCGGCCTCGGTCGAGGACCCGAAAGACCTGTATGAGGCGCAACTCGACATCATGCTCGATCCGCACGATCCCGCGGTGGTCGAGGCCGCCCGCCGGGACGGCATCGCCGAAGACTGGATCTCCGCCGCCCAGCGCTCTCCGGTGTACAAGCTCGCCAAGGACTACCGGGTAGCGCTGCCTCTGCACCCGGAGTACCGGACCATGCCCATGGTCTGGTACATCCCACCGCTGTCTCCGGTGGTGGACCGGATCCGCGACACCGGACACGACGCCGAAGACGCGGGGAACCTCTTCGGCGCCATCGAGGCGCTCCGTATCCCGATCGAGTACCTCGCCGAACTGTTCACCGCCGGCGACCCCGCACCCGTCGACGCCGTGCTGCGCAAACTGGCCGCGATGCGCTCCTACATGCGCGATGTCAATCTCGGCAGGGACACCCGCCCAGAGATCCCGGCCGGCGTCGGCATGACCGAGGAATCTCTGCACGCGATGTACCGGCTGCTGGCGATCGCCAAGTACGAAGACCGTTACGTGATCCCCGCCGCCCACCAGGAGACCGGCCGCCAGCTCGAGGAAATGAGCTGTTCACTGGACTACGACGGCGGGCCGGGCATGTACGTCACCGGGTCCGGACCGTTCGGCGAGGCGTCCGGGCAGCCCACGCCCGTATCGGTCGAGACTTTTCACGCGTTGCGGGTCCGGCAGACCACGGACACACCGGCCGGGCCGGAGAACAAAGACCAACGGCTCAACCTGCTCAACTGGGACGGCCAGGGCCGCCCAGAGGGCTTGTTCCCGGAAAACGAGGAGCCCCGCGATGGCTGA
- the narJ gene encoding nitrate reductase molybdenum cofactor assembly chaperone, with the protein MAERSARQHSAAARQIASLLLAYPDESLSARLDLLHKAVAALPARLKGPLTTTLDYVRATPLGDQQQSYVTTFDLRKKCCLYLSWWVHGDTRNRGHALVEFKAAFREAGVLPPSNELPDHLAVVLEFTATIDPAGGERLLTEHRPGLELLRQALHKAESPYAGVLDTVCATLPGPADDAFAAARRIAATGPPTEMVGLEPYRMVER; encoded by the coding sequence ATGGCTGAGCGATCCGCACGTCAGCACTCCGCTGCGGCACGGCAGATCGCGTCGTTGCTGCTCGCCTACCCTGACGAAAGTCTGTCGGCCCGGCTCGACCTCCTGCACAAGGCCGTCGCGGCTCTTCCGGCCCGGCTGAAGGGGCCGCTCACCACCACCCTCGACTACGTCCGCGCCACACCGCTGGGTGACCAGCAACAGAGCTACGTCACCACATTCGACCTGCGGAAGAAGTGTTGCCTCTACCTGAGCTGGTGGGTGCACGGCGACACCCGCAATCGCGGCCACGCACTCGTCGAGTTCAAGGCGGCCTTTCGCGAGGCCGGGGTGCTACCGCCCAGCAACGAACTGCCGGACCACCTGGCCGTTGTCCTCGAATTCACGGCCACCATCGATCCCGCCGGTGGAGAGCGGTTGCTGACCGAGCACCGGCCGGGCCTTGAGCTGCTCCGGCAAGCACTTCACAAAGCCGAGTCCCCCTACGCCGGCGTCCTCGACACGGTGTGCGCCACGCTTCCAGGCCCTGCCGACGACGCGTTCGCAGCCGCCCGAAGGATCGCCGCGACCGGACCGCCGACCGAGATGGTCGGCCTGGAACCATATCGGATGGTCGAGCGATGA
- the narI gene encoding respiratory nitrate reductase subunit gamma — MNTLMWTILPYVTLAVLIGGTIWRYRYDKFGWTTRSSQLYESRLLRIGSPLFHFGILVVIIGHVIGLVIPQRWTDAMGISHDTYHIQALVLGAIAGFSTLAGIAILIYRRRTIGPVFMATTKNDKAMYVVLVAAIVTGLATTLIGAGIVVEEHNYRETVSVWFRSLFTLSPDVDAMAAAPPSFQIHTLVGLLLIVSFPFTRLVHAFSAPIGYLFRPYIVYRSRDTGRPRARTGSSRR, encoded by the coding sequence ATGAACACGCTGATGTGGACGATACTTCCCTACGTCACCCTGGCTGTGCTGATCGGCGGCACGATCTGGCGGTACCGATACGACAAATTCGGCTGGACCACCCGCTCATCGCAACTGTACGAAAGCCGCCTGTTGCGGATCGGCAGCCCACTGTTCCACTTCGGCATCCTGGTGGTGATCATCGGGCACGTCATCGGCCTGGTGATACCGCAACGGTGGACCGACGCCATGGGCATCAGCCACGATACGTACCACATCCAGGCCTTGGTTCTCGGCGCCATCGCGGGCTTCAGCACCCTGGCCGGAATCGCCATCTTGATCTATCGGCGCCGCACGATCGGGCCGGTTTTCATGGCAACCACAAAGAACGACAAAGCCATGTACGTCGTCTTGGTCGCCGCCATCGTCACCGGCCTGGCGACGACCCTGATCGGCGCGGGCATCGTCGTCGAGGAACACAACTATCGCGAGACCGTCTCCGTGTGGTTCCGGTCGCTGTTCACCCTCAGTCCCGACGTCGACGCGATGGCCGCGGCTCCCCCGTCGTTCCAGATCCACACGCTGGTCGGGTTGCTGCTCATTGTCAGCTTTCCGTTCACCCGGCTCGTCCACGCCTTCAGCGCACCCATCGGATACCTGTTCCGGCCCTACATCGTCTACCGCAGCCGGGACACCGGACGGCCGCGTGCCCGCACGGGCTCGTCGCGCCGCTGA
- a CDS encoding DUF3048 domain-containing protein, whose product MKRSQRTLAATTAATAALAAFALLIGLALRTDDPNSPGDPQVAVPGSVAPLTGLPVDNPAVLERPAVAIKVSDVRQAHPQVGVAHADIVFAQPIGEAYTRLAVVFHSDLPESVGPVRSVRPADAALLGPLSPVFANTMGAGWVVEYTDSVADWDNLGTSRMSGTGAYVLDPARPRPDHVFARPAILLDASDRAEPPAPYFAYAGGAEPTSAEQAAGPGTSIEVQYGSAWVVGWTYDAASGRYSRTQPWGPHVMAGGTQISATNVVVIQVESVVDKLVDGHGAAVPVLQLVGGSGPFTAFTGGFSVTGTWTKDGANDPFEFRTDSATELALSPGNTWVELPALSVTVTAR is encoded by the coding sequence ATGAAGCGCAGCCAGCGGACACTAGCCGCGACGACGGCGGCCACTGCGGCGCTCGCGGCGTTCGCATTGCTCATCGGCCTGGCCCTGCGCACCGATGACCCTAATTCGCCGGGTGATCCGCAGGTAGCGGTGCCGGGATCGGTTGCCCCTCTCACCGGTCTGCCTGTCGACAACCCCGCAGTTCTCGAGCGTCCCGCTGTCGCGATCAAGGTGTCCGACGTTCGCCAGGCCCACCCGCAGGTCGGCGTAGCCCACGCGGACATTGTCTTCGCGCAGCCGATTGGCGAGGCGTACACCCGGCTGGCGGTGGTCTTCCATTCCGATCTGCCCGAGAGCGTGGGACCTGTGCGATCGGTCCGCCCGGCGGATGCCGCCTTGCTCGGTCCGCTGTCCCCGGTCTTCGCCAACACGATGGGCGCCGGATGGGTTGTCGAGTACACCGACAGCGTGGCGGACTGGGACAACCTCGGTACCTCGCGGATGAGCGGAACCGGGGCGTATGTCCTCGATCCCGCCCGCCCGAGGCCGGACCACGTGTTCGCCCGGCCCGCCATACTGCTCGATGCATCCGATCGCGCCGAACCGCCCGCGCCGTATTTCGCCTACGCGGGTGGAGCCGAGCCTACGTCAGCTGAACAGGCCGCCGGCCCAGGGACTTCGATCGAGGTTCAGTACGGAAGCGCATGGGTGGTGGGGTGGACATACGACGCGGCCAGCGGGCGCTATTCGCGGACACAGCCGTGGGGGCCGCACGTGATGGCAGGCGGTACGCAGATCAGCGCTACCAACGTGGTGGTCATTCAGGTCGAGTCCGTCGTCGACAAACTGGTCGATGGCCACGGTGCGGCGGTGCCGGTGCTGCAACTCGTCGGCGGCTCTGGCCCGTTCACTGCCTTTACCGGAGGCTTCTCGGTGACGGGTACATGGACGAAGGACGGAGCCAACGATCCATTCGAGTTCCGGACCGACAGCGCGACCGAGCTAGCGCTGTCGCCCGGCAATACGTGGGTCGAGTTGCCCGCGTTGTCAGTGACGGTCACGGCCCGGTGA
- a CDS encoding ABC transporter permease, which yields MTTLLALRGLQEYTRRPLNLVLLVVVPLVFVSLTAGALADFSAALGGSADGGGIEAASAGWAAAILAGIAGFFHVSGSREPDRRLAASGAGTLRVVLARSASALILAAIAAMGALVALAARTGLGDAPRAIGATVLFAFIFLAVGMATGAMVRSEMNGSLLIVFFWIFNVFLSPAMGVDALGLRVLPLHFPSQVVTDVASGHAGALGDLGISLAWAVGGIAVAVAALVATTRPARTGVERRPGAPARLGAGLRYGFREYRRNVVLWVLLIGLPVYFITVSMAVTPDDPTPIELMDGGLRITQVLPMSEIHGAIMVPITVAFLSGLAGLFVVTGSAQGDRRLVLAGYRAREVLAARLGIVTLAALLTTAVTLAVTAFGFSPRDWGAFVLGNVLVALTYGMIGVLIGPLVGRLGGLYVMIMIPFIDGGLAQNPMFDAAPPGWAIGMPAHGAIRVLLDGAFTTTFDQVGGLLLAGAWLIAVAAGATVVFGRLAVPARA from the coding sequence ATGACTACCCTGCTCGCTCTGCGTGGATTGCAGGAGTACACCCGCAGGCCGCTCAACCTGGTCCTGCTTGTCGTGGTACCTCTCGTCTTCGTCAGCCTGACCGCCGGTGCGCTTGCCGATTTCTCTGCCGCGCTGGGGGGCAGCGCCGACGGCGGAGGGATCGAGGCGGCCAGTGCTGGTTGGGCGGCGGCGATCTTGGCTGGAATCGCGGGTTTCTTCCACGTATCCGGGTCTCGCGAACCTGACCGGCGGCTGGCCGCCAGCGGGGCGGGAACGTTGCGGGTGGTGCTGGCGCGTTCTGCGTCGGCCCTGATCCTGGCCGCAATCGCGGCCATGGGTGCGCTGGTGGCGCTGGCCGCACGCACCGGTCTGGGCGACGCCCCCCGCGCTATCGGTGCGACGGTACTCTTCGCGTTCATCTTTCTCGCTGTCGGCATGGCGACCGGTGCAATGGTTCGATCGGAGATGAACGGCTCGCTGCTGATCGTCTTCTTCTGGATCTTTAACGTGTTCCTCAGCCCGGCCATGGGCGTCGACGCACTGGGCCTGCGAGTGCTACCACTGCACTTTCCGAGCCAAGTGGTGACCGATGTAGCATCCGGCCACGCGGGTGCGCTGGGTGACTTGGGCATCTCGCTTGCCTGGGCAGTCGGTGGAATCGCGGTCGCGGTGGCGGCGCTTGTGGCGACCACCCGGCCGGCCCGTACAGGTGTTGAGCGCCGCCCCGGCGCGCCGGCGCGACTGGGTGCGGGGCTGCGTTACGGCTTCCGCGAGTACCGCCGCAACGTGGTGCTGTGGGTGCTACTGATCGGCCTGCCGGTGTATTTCATCACTGTCAGCATGGCCGTCACCCCCGATGATCCCACGCCGATCGAGTTGATGGACGGTGGACTGCGCATCACCCAGGTGTTGCCGATGTCGGAGATTCATGGCGCAATCATGGTGCCGATTACGGTGGCGTTTCTCTCGGGTCTTGCGGGGCTGTTCGTCGTCACGGGGTCTGCCCAGGGCGACCGGCGACTGGTTCTGGCCGGGTACCGGGCGCGCGAGGTTCTCGCCGCCCGGCTCGGCATCGTCACCTTGGCCGCGCTGCTCACGACGGCGGTCACACTCGCCGTTACGGCGTTCGGATTCTCGCCGCGGGACTGGGGAGCGTTCGTCCTCGGCAACGTGCTGGTGGCGCTGACCTACGGGATGATCGGCGTGTTGATCGGGCCGCTTGTCGGCCGGCTCGGAGGTCTTTACGTGATGATCATGATCCCGTTCATCGACGGAGGCCTGGCGCAGAATCCGATGTTCGATGCCGCCCCTCCGGGATGGGCTATCGGGATGCCCGCGCACGGCGCGATCCGCGTCCTACTTGACGGCGCGTTCACCACCACGTTCGACCAGGTTGGCGGACTTCTGCTGGCGGGCGCCTGGCTGATCGCGGTCGCCGCCGGGGCCACGGTCGTCTTCGGTCGCCTGGCGGTACCGGCGCGTGCCTGA